A section of the Flaviflexus equikiangi genome encodes:
- a CDS encoding nitrate/nitrite transporter: MEKALEGTELKPDLSNWDKEDPARWSSRRAWLTLTVSTYSMIIAFCVWFLVSAIAPKLNEIGFDLTTAQLYWLTALPGLSGGLLRLVYMVLPPILGTRRLVGYSSLLFIIPMLGWFFAVQDANTPYWWLLVLSFLCGIGGGSFSGYMPSTGYFFPKAKSGTALGIQAGVGNFGMSIIQLVGPWLMGFGLLGLGAMSPQRTSSGEAVFVYNAAIVFVPWAAVAAILAFTLLKDVPVTANIRQQLDIFSNPDTWYMTAMYVMTFGLFSGFAAQFGLLIKNNYGDASQFAGMEGLPMAVSYAFLGPLISSAVRILWGPLCDRFGGAVWTFVSVVGMTVSLFACTFYLRPDSPDEFTGFLWTMIAVFVFSGIGNAGTFKQMPMIMPARQAGGAIGFTAAIAAFGPFFVGIALTAMTPYTWYMICVVYGIVCAVICWIRYARPGAPHPG; this comes from the coding sequence ATGGAGAAGGCCCTCGAAGGGACTGAGCTCAAGCCAGACCTCTCGAACTGGGACAAAGAGGACCCGGCTCGATGGAGCTCGCGGCGCGCCTGGCTCACACTGACGGTGTCGACGTATTCGATGATCATCGCGTTCTGCGTCTGGTTTCTCGTCAGTGCGATCGCCCCCAAGCTCAATGAGATCGGATTCGACCTCACAACGGCGCAACTGTACTGGCTCACGGCACTCCCGGGCCTCTCGGGCGGCCTGCTGCGCCTCGTCTACATGGTGCTTCCCCCGATCCTCGGAACCCGTCGCCTCGTCGGGTACTCCTCGCTCCTCTTCATCATCCCCATGCTCGGATGGTTCTTCGCGGTGCAGGATGCGAACACGCCCTACTGGTGGCTCCTCGTCCTCTCTTTCCTCTGCGGCATCGGCGGCGGCTCCTTCTCAGGCTACATGCCGTCGACCGGGTACTTCTTTCCGAAGGCGAAGTCCGGAACCGCTCTCGGCATCCAGGCCGGGGTCGGCAACTTCGGCATGTCGATCATCCAGCTCGTCGGGCCGTGGCTCATGGGATTTGGCCTCCTGGGCCTCGGTGCGATGTCTCCCCAGCGCACGTCCTCCGGCGAGGCCGTGTTCGTCTACAACGCGGCAATCGTCTTCGTTCCGTGGGCCGCCGTCGCGGCCATCCTCGCCTTCACGCTCCTCAAGGATGTTCCCGTCACGGCGAACATCCGCCAGCAGCTCGACATCTTCTCGAACCCGGACACGTGGTACATGACAGCGATGTACGTCATGACGTTCGGCCTGTTCTCGGGGTTTGCGGCGCAGTTCGGCCTCCTCATCAAGAACAATTACGGCGATGCTTCGCAGTTCGCGGGAATGGAGGGGCTGCCGATGGCGGTGAGCTACGCCTTCCTCGGGCCCCTCATCTCCTCCGCCGTCCGCATCCTCTGGGGGCCCCTGTGCGACAGATTCGGCGGCGCGGTGTGGACGTTTGTCTCGGTCGTCGGCATGACGGTCTCGCTTTTCGCCTGCACCTTCTACCTCCGGCCCGACAGCCCCGATGAGTTCACCGGATTCCTCTGGACGATGATCGCCGTGTTCGTCTTCTCCGGAATCGGTAACGCCGGAACGTTCAAGCAGATGCCGATGATCATGCCAGCCCGGCAGGCGGGCGGAGCGATCGGCTTCACCGCGGCGATCGCAGCCTTCGGGCCCTTCTTCGTTGGCATCGCCCTCACCGCGATGACTCCCTACACCTGGTACATGATCTGTGTCGTCTACGGCATCGTCTGCGCCGTCATCTGCTGGATCCGCTACGCGCGCCCGGGTGCGCCCCACCCTGGATGA
- a CDS encoding TetR/AcrR family transcriptional regulator encodes MAGKREAKRRDKTERVLRAAEEIFSTVPFDSVTTAQLAERAGLTTGTFFRYATSKAELFIHTYSTVLEQCLTRSRALPESASARQKILALVEPMIEATEKHPGNVSAFQREVLFGAGTGPQRERAVELVISLEREIKTILGGDRQLAHAVYATLYMAIVRVAVGTLAPESLRSNIEARVDFLLDAHAER; translated from the coding sequence ATGGCGGGCAAGAGAGAAGCGAAGCGGCGGGACAAGACCGAGAGGGTTCTGCGCGCAGCCGAGGAGATCTTCTCAACGGTGCCCTTCGATTCCGTGACAACGGCTCAGCTCGCCGAGCGAGCAGGCCTGACGACAGGAACCTTCTTCCGGTACGCGACATCGAAGGCCGAGCTGTTCATCCACACCTACTCGACCGTGCTCGAGCAGTGCCTCACCCGATCCCGCGCCCTTCCTGAGTCCGCCTCCGCCCGTCAGAAGATCCTCGCTCTCGTCGAGCCGATGATCGAGGCGACGGAGAAGCACCCCGGCAATGTGAGCGCCTTCCAGCGCGAAGTGCTCTTCGGCGCCGGCACCGGGCCGCAGCGGGAACGTGCGGTCGAGCTCGTCATCAGCCTCGAGCGGGAGATCAAGACGATCCTCGGCGGGGACAGACAGTTGGCTCACGCCGTCTATGCGACGCTGTACATGGCGATCGTGCGAGTCGCTGTCGGCACGCTCGCGCCCGAGAGCCTGCGCTCGAACATCGAGGCACGGGTGGATTTCCTGCTCGACGCTCACGCAGAACGCTAA
- a CDS encoding MFS transporter, translating to MTILLAIVYAAFISLGLPDAVVGAAWPSMYSQIGADEAAAAIVTTVAVLATIVMSFASGWLVARFGTFAVSAGSVLLTALALFGYAYAPSFVWLLVFTVPLGLGAGAIDTALNAFVAVNYSSRHMNFLHASWGIGAALGPLIAGFWLNARGEWRPAYFTLALLQITLLLIFLGSRRLWSESAAGSSTVASTRWEGAELTGRRWYAMPNLPIILTGFFAYSAAELTLGLWGATYFVTRFGLSADVAAAGAAAFYLGITAGRAVAGIVSGRMSNQALLQVGTALLLAGAALLFVPMPAVSLVGFALAGFGCGPIFPMMLQETTRRYGSLNTERMMGVQMGLAYTGMLVGPPLTGWLITRVTPLSLPAIAVVLALCIASSVFLVDRRLAARLTTSSPITHVPGRDTPR from the coding sequence GTGACTATTCTCTTGGCGATTGTGTACGCCGCTTTCATCTCTCTCGGACTGCCCGACGCTGTCGTCGGTGCCGCCTGGCCATCCATGTACTCACAGATCGGCGCGGATGAGGCGGCTGCCGCGATCGTGACGACGGTGGCCGTTCTCGCCACGATCGTCATGTCGTTCGCGTCCGGCTGGCTCGTGGCACGGTTCGGCACCTTCGCCGTGAGTGCCGGCTCGGTGCTCCTCACGGCGCTGGCCCTCTTCGGATATGCGTACGCTCCGAGCTTCGTGTGGCTGCTCGTCTTCACCGTTCCTCTCGGCCTGGGGGCGGGCGCCATCGATACGGCGCTCAACGCTTTCGTGGCTGTCAACTATTCGTCGCGCCACATGAACTTCCTCCATGCCTCGTGGGGGATCGGGGCAGCGCTCGGCCCGCTGATCGCCGGCTTCTGGCTCAATGCGCGGGGCGAATGGCGGCCTGCCTACTTCACTCTCGCCCTCCTTCAAATCACTCTGCTGCTGATCTTCCTCGGCTCACGGCGGCTGTGGTCTGAGAGCGCGGCAGGATCCAGCACCGTAGCCTCGACCAGGTGGGAGGGTGCGGAGCTGACTGGCCGGAGATGGTATGCCATGCCCAACCTCCCCATCATCCTCACGGGCTTCTTCGCGTACTCTGCTGCGGAGCTGACTCTCGGCCTCTGGGGTGCAACCTATTTCGTTACGAGGTTCGGCCTCAGCGCCGATGTGGCGGCCGCTGGTGCCGCAGCGTTCTACCTCGGGATCACGGCCGGCCGTGCCGTCGCAGGTATCGTCTCCGGCCGCATGTCGAACCAGGCGCTGCTCCAGGTGGGGACGGCCCTGCTCCTTGCCGGTGCCGCCCTCCTCTTTGTTCCCATGCCGGCGGTCAGCCTTGTCGGCTTCGCCCTTGCCGGCTTCGGCTGCGGCCCGATCTTCCCCATGATGCTCCAGGAGACGACACGCCGCTACGGTTCGCTCAACACGGAGCGGATGATGGGAGTGCAGATGGGATTGGCATATACCGGCATGCTCGTCGGGCCCCCTCTCACCGGTTGGCTCATCACCCGCGTCACTCCCCTCTCCCTGCCTGCCATCGCCGTCGTTCTCGCCCTCTGCATCGCATCCAGCGTCTTTCTCGTGGACCGCAGGCTCGCGGCTCGCCTCACCACCTCCTCGCCCATCACGCACGTTCCGGGTCGAGACACTCCGCGTTAG
- a CDS encoding biotin--[acetyl-CoA-carboxylase] ligase — protein sequence MLRTVESIDSTNAELARQWDAGAAVDGDALRAHHQSSGRGRLGRSFIDTPGDALLVSVLRILPAREDLKVGWLTLGTGLAMVSALRPLTGDRVALKWPNDILLDGKKLGGVLGELLDGDDMPVVLGCGINTTATSLPVPHAISLASAGLACDDETVAEILDRFRAELDIRVDMVIDNRIAELHEELTRVCVTPGRSVRVTTVDGTVTEGTAAEIDIDGALLVHTGTETVRVAGADADLI from the coding sequence ATGCTGAGAACCGTGGAGTCGATCGACTCGACCAATGCTGAGCTCGCACGCCAATGGGATGCTGGGGCGGCTGTGGATGGTGACGCGCTGCGCGCCCATCACCAGAGCTCGGGCCGCGGGCGGCTTGGTCGCTCTTTCATCGACACCCCCGGGGACGCTCTCCTCGTCTCCGTGCTCCGCATCCTCCCAGCCCGGGAGGACCTGAAGGTCGGCTGGCTGACATTGGGAACCGGCCTGGCCATGGTCAGCGCACTGCGCCCCCTCACGGGGGATCGTGTCGCCCTCAAGTGGCCGAACGACATTCTTCTGGACGGGAAGAAGCTCGGCGGCGTCCTGGGCGAACTCCTCGACGGGGACGACATGCCCGTCGTGCTCGGGTGCGGAATCAATACGACCGCGACATCCCTCCCAGTCCCCCACGCGATCTCTCTCGCCTCAGCCGGCCTGGCATGCGATGACGAGACTGTCGCCGAGATCCTCGACCGCTTCCGCGCCGAACTCGATATCCGCGTCGACATGGTGATCGACAACAGGATCGCTGAACTCCACGAGGAGCTCACCCGCGTGTGCGTCACGCCCGGCAGGTCGGTCCGAGTGACAACCGTCGACGGCACCGTCACCGAGGGCACCGCGGCCGAGATCGACATCGACGGAGCCCTCCTCGTCCACACCGGCACCGAGACTGTCCGGGTTGCCGGCGCCGACGCTGACCTCATCTAA
- a CDS encoding acetyl/propionyl/methylcrotonyl-CoA carboxylase subunit alpha, with product MLSTILVANRGEIAARIIRTIHDMGLRAVAVYADQDLDSPAVALADEAYALGGTTLADTYLNGDRILEIAQRAGVDGIHPGYGFLSEVPEFADAVAASGIAWIGPSGATITQLGDKIGARRTAVAAGVSPVPGTNDPVESIAEIRAFADSHGFPIVAKRSDGGGGRGIVILRTSDDITEFEARHAGLGGDLGAYFLEKFVESARHIETQCMADAHGNFAVVTTRDCSVQRRNQKLIEEAPAPYLPDGVAETVAQWSEALFRQTDYVGLGTCEFLLDNDGSVYFLEVNPRLQVEHTVSEEVTGLDLVAEQLRIASGETFTPVPPVRGHSIELRITSEDPGADLVPTAGTITSLEWPTGHGVRVETGVRVGDTVSPDFDSMIAKLIITGPDRATTIARSLRALRELTIGGIATPKELLADILRHRDFADEFTVGTRWMETVYLPNAALPAPFAAVSPVDDGGSRRCFIAEIDGRRHEISLPAEFFAPAGNGTGVVRPQQPRRTSGRSVSAPGAASVAADGVLSAPIQGTIVRVSVEVGQQVKKGDVLLVLEAMKMEKYVHAPADGTVAEIYVAPSQNVPAHTALIKLEEDR from the coding sequence ATGCTATCGACCATTCTTGTCGCCAATCGCGGTGAAATCGCGGCCCGCATCATCCGCACCATCCATGACATGGGCTTGAGGGCTGTCGCGGTATATGCGGATCAGGACCTTGATTCTCCGGCCGTGGCGCTTGCCGACGAGGCGTATGCACTCGGCGGGACGACGCTGGCGGACACCTACCTGAACGGCGATCGGATCCTCGAGATCGCGCAGAGGGCCGGCGTGGACGGCATCCACCCCGGTTACGGGTTCCTGTCTGAGGTTCCCGAGTTCGCTGACGCCGTCGCGGCCTCCGGGATCGCCTGGATCGGCCCCTCGGGAGCCACCATCACCCAGCTGGGCGACAAGATCGGCGCCCGCCGCACCGCTGTCGCGGCCGGGGTATCCCCCGTGCCGGGAACGAACGACCCCGTCGAATCGATCGCCGAGATCCGTGCCTTTGCCGATTCCCACGGTTTCCCGATCGTGGCGAAGCGGAGCGATGGTGGAGGGGGACGCGGCATCGTCATCCTTCGCACCAGCGACGACATCACCGAGTTCGAGGCCCGTCACGCCGGTCTCGGCGGGGATCTGGGAGCCTACTTCCTCGAGAAGTTCGTCGAGTCGGCCCGGCACATCGAAACCCAATGCATGGCGGATGCTCACGGCAACTTCGCTGTCGTCACAACCCGCGACTGCTCCGTCCAGCGCCGCAACCAGAAGCTCATCGAGGAAGCCCCCGCACCCTACCTGCCCGATGGTGTGGCCGAGACGGTGGCACAGTGGTCGGAGGCCCTGTTCCGCCAGACCGATTACGTCGGTCTGGGAACGTGCGAGTTCCTTCTCGACAATGATGGCTCCGTCTACTTCCTCGAAGTCAACCCCCGCCTGCAGGTCGAACACACCGTCTCCGAGGAGGTGACGGGCCTCGACCTCGTCGCCGAGCAGCTCCGCATAGCCTCCGGCGAGACGTTCACTCCCGTCCCGCCGGTGCGCGGGCATTCGATCGAGCTCCGCATCACCTCCGAGGATCCGGGAGCCGATCTCGTCCCCACGGCCGGGACGATCACGAGCCTGGAATGGCCGACGGGGCACGGCGTCCGCGTCGAGACCGGAGTCCGCGTCGGCGATACTGTCTCTCCCGACTTCGATTCGATGATCGCGAAGCTCATCATCACCGGGCCCGATCGCGCGACGACAATCGCACGCTCCTTGCGCGCCCTCCGGGAGCTCACCATCGGCGGCATCGCGACGCCGAAGGAACTCCTGGCCGACATTCTGCGCCACCGCGATTTCGCCGACGAGTTCACCGTGGGAACACGGTGGATGGAGACGGTCTACCTGCCGAACGCCGCACTGCCGGCACCGTTCGCCGCGGTGTCGCCCGTCGATGATGGTGGGTCTCGCCGCTGCTTCATCGCAGAGATCGACGGACGGCGCCACGAGATCAGCCTGCCGGCCGAGTTCTTCGCACCCGCCGGCAACGGGACGGGCGTCGTTCGCCCCCAGCAGCCCCGCCGCACATCCGGCCGTTCCGTCTCCGCCCCCGGCGCGGCAAGCGTCGCCGCCGACGGCGTTCTCTCCGCCCCCATCCAGGGCACGATCGTGCGCGTCTCCGTCGAGGTCGGCCAGCAGGTCAAGAAGGGCGATGTTCTGCTCGTCCTCGAGGCGATGAAGATGGAGAAGTACGTCCACGCCCCTGCCGATGGCACGGTGGCGGAGATCTATGTCGCTCCCTCTCAGAACGTTCCAGCACATACAGCACTCATCAAACTGGAGGAGGACAGGTGA
- a CDS encoding acyl-CoA carboxylase subunit beta, whose protein sequence is MPARRPQAPVIKAARIDYSAIAVAAEEKAAAFQHSKGKNTARERLHQLLDADSFVEIGQFAGGNPNDGFLGAAVVTGFGEIAGRQVAVYAQDFSVRGGTLGRAEGQKILALMDKALAMKIPIISMLDSGGARIQEGVVALGQYGRIFKKTCEASGLIPQISIILGPCAGGAVYAPALTDFIVMTKENSHMFVTGPEVVKAVTGESVSMNDLGGGHLHSIESGVAHYLADDETDAIDYVRSLLSYLPSNASEPAPHYDYTPSVEDEKAAAEVRSLVPEESRQPYDIIEVIEHLVDYGEFVEVQQGFAASIVIGFACINGSAVGIVADQPNHNAGTLDVDASEKAARFVRCCDAYNIPIVTLVDVPGYRPGTEQEQSGIIRRGAKLIFAYANATTPMVTVILRKAYGGAYIVMGSKSIGADFTFAWPDAEIAVMGAEGAVNILKRREIKAAGPGEKDMAEARARLAAEYQANHINPSLSVETGELDGIIDPMLTRQTIAESLEILRTKDRSYPGPKRHSNGPL, encoded by the coding sequence ATGCCGGCACGGCGGCCACAGGCCCCCGTGATCAAGGCGGCCCGGATCGACTATTCGGCTATCGCCGTCGCGGCGGAGGAGAAGGCCGCCGCCTTCCAGCACAGCAAGGGCAAGAACACGGCACGGGAACGCCTGCATCAGCTGCTCGATGCGGATTCGTTCGTCGAGATCGGACAGTTCGCCGGCGGGAACCCGAACGATGGTTTCCTGGGCGCGGCGGTTGTCACGGGCTTCGGCGAGATCGCCGGACGCCAGGTCGCTGTCTATGCCCAAGATTTCTCGGTGCGCGGCGGCACGCTGGGCCGTGCGGAGGGCCAGAAGATCCTCGCCCTCATGGACAAAGCCCTGGCGATGAAGATCCCGATCATCTCGATGCTGGATTCGGGCGGTGCCCGCATCCAAGAAGGAGTGGTCGCCCTCGGCCAGTACGGCCGGATCTTCAAGAAGACGTGCGAAGCTTCGGGCCTCATCCCCCAGATCTCGATCATTCTCGGCCCGTGTGCGGGCGGGGCTGTCTATGCTCCGGCATTGACTGATTTCATCGTCATGACAAAAGAGAACTCTCACATGTTCGTGACGGGCCCCGAGGTCGTCAAGGCCGTGACGGGTGAGAGCGTGTCGATGAACGACCTGGGCGGCGGGCACCTGCACAGCATCGAATCCGGCGTGGCCCACTACCTGGCCGATGATGAGACGGACGCGATCGACTACGTGCGCTCCCTCCTGTCCTACCTGCCCTCGAACGCCTCCGAGCCTGCCCCGCACTACGACTACACGCCGTCGGTGGAGGATGAGAAGGCGGCGGCCGAGGTGCGCAGCCTCGTCCCGGAGGAATCCCGCCAGCCCTACGACATCATCGAGGTCATCGAACATCTCGTCGACTATGGCGAGTTCGTCGAGGTCCAGCAGGGCTTCGCGGCCTCGATCGTCATCGGCTTCGCCTGCATCAACGGCTCCGCCGTCGGAATCGTGGCCGATCAGCCCAATCACAACGCGGGAACGCTCGATGTCGACGCATCGGAGAAGGCGGCACGATTCGTGCGATGCTGCGATGCGTACAACATTCCCATCGTCACCCTCGTCGACGTGCCCGGATACCGTCCCGGCACGGAGCAGGAACAGTCCGGCATCATCCGCCGCGGCGCGAAGCTGATCTTCGCCTACGCGAACGCCACCACACCGATGGTGACCGTGATCCTCCGCAAGGCCTACGGCGGCGCCTACATCGTCATGGGCTCGAAATCGATCGGTGCCGACTTCACGTTCGCGTGGCCGGATGCGGAGATCGCGGTCATGGGCGCCGAAGGCGCCGTCAACATCCTCAAGCGCCGCGAGATCAAGGCCGCAGGCCCCGGCGAGAAGGATATGGCGGAGGCTCGCGCCCGTCTCGCCGCCGAATATCAAGCCAACCACATCAACCCCAGCCTCTCGGTCGAGACCGGCGAGCTCGATGGGATCATCGACCCCATGCTCACCCGCCAGACCATTGCAGAATCACTCGAAATCTTGCGGACGAAGGATCGTTCGTACCCCGGACCCAAGCGCCACTCCAACGGCCCGCTCTAA